The window CCAGTCGAACGCCACCACCGCCAAGCTGCTGGCCGCGCGCGTCGACTCCGTGCTCGCCGCGACCGGGGCCACGCAGGTGGACATCGTCAGCCACAGCATGGGCGCGCTGAGCACGCGCTACTATGCGAAGAACCTGGGCGGCAGCGGCAAGATCGACGCGTGGGTCTCGCTCGGCGGGCCCAACCACGGGACGCAGACGGCGTACGCCTGCTTCACCACGGCGTGCCAGGAGATGTACCCCGGCAGCACCTTCCTGAAGAACCTGAACTCGGTGGACGAGACGCCCGGCACGCCGCGCTATGCGACGTTCTGGTCACCGTGCGACGAGGTGATCAACCCCGACAGCAGCGTGCCCCTGAGCGGCGGCGCCGTGAACACCCAGACGTCGTGCCT of the Longimicrobium sp. genome contains:
- a CDS encoding triacylglycerol lipase, whose amino-acid sequence is MRHPWKRLPVVLAAIALAGCSGDLLGPAGARRAIIPPAHNPIIFVHGWHGTASTWTTMIGRFKADGWTDAELSNFTYSSDQSNATTAKLLAARVDSVLAATGATQVDIVSHSMGALSTRYYAKNLGGSGKIDAWVSLGGPNHGTQTAYACFTTACQEMYPGSTFLKNLNSVDETPGTPRYATFWSPCDEVINPDSSVPLSGGAVNTQTSCLTHSNLHEDATVYAKVRDWVK